GTTTCGTACTGATGGTGATGGGGATACTGGAATATTCCGGTCAGACTTATTTCGGCCTGGATCCGATATTTACGCTGCTGTTCGCGTTTTACCTTATTTTTATTCCGGTTATGCTGTACATCAAATCGACACGCAATTTCGCCTCGAACAAGCGCATACAACAGCCGGTGATATACGAATTCACAGCTGACAAAATGTTCTCGAAAGGGGAGCGTTTCAATTCAGAACTCGCAATGGACAGCCTGTATCGCATTGAGGAAACCCGCGACTGGTTCCTGGTGTACCAAAGCAAGCAGGTGGCCAACCTGATACCGAAGCGCGAGATGACGGACGCCGACCTCTCGGACCTGCGTCGTATCTTCAGAACTGTTCCCGGACTCAAACTCAAATTGA
The nucleotide sequence above comes from Flavobacterium magnum. Encoded proteins:
- a CDS encoding YcxB family protein, producing MFTALCFVLMVMGILEYSGQTYFGLDPIFTLLFAFYLIFIPVMLYIKSTRNFASNKRIQQPVIYEFTADKMFSKGERFNSELAMDSLYRIEETRDWFLVYQSKQVANLIPKREMTDADLSDLRRIFRTVPGLKLKLRD